In Festucalex cinctus isolate MCC-2025b chromosome 17, RoL_Fcin_1.0, whole genome shotgun sequence, the genomic stretch CAGCCGGAAGTGGACTTGCAACGAGATGCCTCATCTGCCGGCGGAGGTGGGGCAGGAGGAGGGGGCGGAGGAGGGGGCAGGCGCCGCCGAGGCCGTGACCATTTCGCCACCATACGGACCGCCTCGCTCGTCACCCGCCAGATCCAAGAACACGAGCAGGGGTCGGCCCTGAGGGAGCAGATGTCTGGGTAAAGccacaaaatgtaaaaacagcaCTTTGTGAGGTCGAACGGAAACCCCGGCGTCCAAAAATCGGAATTACACTATGACTCTCTAGCCTCTAAAGTTGCTGGTGTTTGCTCCAATACTTGTTTTCGGTCCGTGCAGGTATAAGCGAATGCGTCGGCAGCACCAGAAACAGTTGATGGGTcttgaaaacaagctgaaggCAGAGATGGACGAACACCAGCTGAGGCTGGACAAGGAACTGGAGAACCAGAGGAACAGCTTCTCTATGGAGGGTGAAAAATTGTGCAAGAAGCACTCAGCTATCATGGACAAGGAGGTGAGAGGTTATATcacaagtagggatgtaacgataatggcaatatcgcgatattaaagctgccacaatatatcgttgtggtcatgtcacgataataaaagcagcacatcagttaaaaaaaaaaaaatcaggttgatttccatgtgtgcagttctaggacgctctggtggctagttttttagtgcagtttaattttcacaaggcatgttttggcccttatgtttaaaatccacgcaaaTTGACAGATGAAGGCGCATGTGCCACGTAatgtgcttgtgaaccgagtcttaagtcttattagagattgtaggatgtttattgtacaaaagcacaatgttttttttgtttttgtttttttttgttttgtttttttttgttttgtttttttttacaggattgtgaccttttttttgtataagcaacctccccacaatattgtgataattatcttaTAGTGGCCTTAATATCGTAATATTGTATCGTGGTGTTTGGATATCGTCATATCACATCCCTAATCACAagtatattgttttttgtttttgttttttaatgtttttaaactaTTGAAAATGCTAAATGCAtgttcaacattaaaaaaaataattttaaaaaacggtTATTTGACAAGgtaaaatttaaatacattttaatgtgacaatttttttggggggggtcaacaaataagaaaaaaaagatatatgccactaatattacattttcatttaaattgttAAAGCAAAGAGGACAAATTATGGTGTAGTTGGCCTTTGTTAACCATAAAAATAGAAATTTTGTCATTACATGACATAAGAAGCCTCATTTGCAAATTGATTTTGAtcaaattgtatgtgaaattgatttttttttttgttccccctcAGACGAAGGGAGTCCTGGCTGAGGAGAAGAAGTTCCAGCAACACATACTGGGCCAGCAAAAGAAGGAATTGACAAGCCTGCTGGAGTCGCAGAAACGACAGTATCGACAACGCAAAGAGCAGCTCAAGGAGGTACAGCACTTGATTTTAGATAATTTCTGGGAGCGTAAACCCAACAACTTCATCTTAATTCGTACTTGTGTGACTCAAGGAGCTGAACGAGAACCAGTCGACGCCAAAGCGGGAGAAGCAGGAGTGGCTGGTGCACCAGAAGGAGTGTCTGCAGCAGCTCCAGGCAGAGGAGGAATCGGGTCTGCTGAGGAGGCAGAGGCAGTATTACGAGCTCCAGAGTCGCCAGTACAAGAGGAAGATGCTGCTGGCGCGCCACAACCTGGAGCAGGATCTCCTCCGAGAGGTAACAGCttgaaggaattttttttttttttttttttattttattttattttttttatttttttttgcaagttgcGTATCCGTTCCCTGGGCTTGCCGTTGTCCATCCACAAGTAGTGTAAATTTTatcagacatttttaaatttagtctgtttttgtccagtttcaatcacccCTGTTTTTAACATAATTAGTAAACGACTAAAcgtcatcccatttttatttagtccatttttagtcgactataaatctagtattttagtccaagaaaatgtatttaatttgggTAGTTTTCGTCAACAATTGACAATGTTTTagttaggacaatcattttacccttgTATGTTTTCTGTCAGCAGATAAcgttgaaaatttcaggtttaaaactatttcacatattttatttttatttttattttattttttaatgcaaggcaacttgacacacaattacagtatatatcaacaagtggctactatggctcatgctgtgagctagtaaattagccgtcagattaacattattgttggaacattttAGTTTTATAGCCGTtagattaatgttacattataactataattgactttttttgtaacCGTTCATCGTGAATCCACCTCCCGtcagtcccatgtgtttgtgcatgttacaCTCACAAGCTGTAgatttgaatgtgtgtgtgtcactgagtgtcacatgacagtgacagattagcatagACAAGatattacaaaatcatatagttttcatcttgtttttgtttatgaactaaaatgtccataaattttggtccagtttttatttagtgaagtacattttcttcattagttgacgaaatgcatactgattttagtctgagttattgtttattaatgagggttttatgctgcattcgaggatggtcggaagttggacttttccggggtggggggtggggggaccctGACTTAACCAATggacaagtgacgtcactctaaaacggtttcccctttggaaacagACAGTGAATggtaaacacaatttacttgagtataaaactagatagctttcttcattcataaatagttgacataacgcaacgtacgtgacagtatgccgctatctcccttcATTAAGGTATACGGTGAACTAATGAACTGTATggaattattataaaataagataaaaacaataaatgaagcaaaattaagaGAAGCTAAGTTTGCCGGAGGTCAAAATgggttttaagaaccaaaataaaaaacaatttaccactaccaccattttggttgtttactttcgcctcaaacaCTTTTAGGTCTGAACTGGGAGAAAACAACTCGGataccatccttgaatgcagcattagtctagtagtctaatctagttttagtccggtaaaAAATGTGTGTCGCCGAAATTATTTGTTGTTTACTTTCTGTTGACGAAATCAACACCATTCACCAGGAGCTGAACAAGAAGCAGACGCTGAAGGACCTGGAGTGCGCCATGCTGCTGCGCCACCACGAGTCCACGCAGGAGCTGGAGTTCCGCCAGCTGAGCCTGGTGCAGCGCACCCGGGCCGAGCTGATCCGCACCCAGCACCAGACGGAGCTCACGAACCAGATGGAGTACAACAAGCGGCGCGAGCAGGAGCTGCGGCAGAAGCACGCCGTGGAGGTCCGGCAGCAGCCCAAGAGCCTCAAAGTGAGTGACCGCCAGAGCCGGGCGGGAGAGGAGGCCCACTTAGAAACGATGGAGACGAGGGAGGAGGATGGAAAAGCCGCCGAATGTGTGCGCGAGGATGAGTGTCGGGAGATAGAGAACCCGAGCGGAGACCACGATGGGTTAGAAAACCAAATTGTGACTAAAGAGATGCTCGGAGATGCGATTAATCAGGGCACGGAATATTTACATGATGATGCTATGAAACCAAAGAGGTCGCAGGTCAAAGGGGTTGAGTGGGATGCCGAGGGAAGCGGTGCAGAATTCCGAGAGCAGGATGAACGTTCGAGTAGAGACGAGGATGACTCGAGCACCAAATTTGGGAGGGAGAGCTGGCAAGATGAGACAGAAGTTTTGACGCATGACATGAACCGAGAGTGTGATGAGTGCTGGGAGGAGGCGAGGGAGGTGGAAGGCGTTCGgtgggacgaggaggaggaggaggaggaggaagaaagaaGAGGCGTGGCTGACGGCTGCCCGTCCGAGCTCATCCCCTCGCCGTCTCGCGAATCGCGACACGAGCGTGACGACCTGTCCGAGTTCTACTTCCCCGACGTCCCCGAGGAGCCGGAGGCCGCCCCCGGCCCCCCTCCCCCACCTCCCTCCTCCCTCCCGTGGCTCCTCTCTCACTCGGCGTGCCTGCTGCTGTCGCTGTGGGCCGCCGCCCGGCCCTCCGACCTCACCTTGCTCCTCCTGTGCGTCTTCCTCCTGTCCCTGCGccgctcgccgccgccgccctcgctcggctccctcctcctctccgccGAGTTGGCCCTCCTGGCCCACTTCTTCTCCTACCTCCTCCTGCGCTCCTGCTTCTcgctctccttctcctcctacCTGTCGCTCAGCCGCTGGGCCAGCGGCCTGATGAGTCTGGGGCTGTCGCTCAGCTTGGGGTTGTACTACGTCCCCATGATTTTGGTCTCGGCGTCCTTCCTGAGCTCGCCCTCGCTCTTCCTGTCGCTCTACCTGctggtggtgctggtggtgcgGCCGGCGCGCCGCCTCCTCCGCCGCGCCCCCCGCAAAGTCAACCGGCTGTGCATGCGCGCCCTTTTCCGCCTGCCGCCGCCGCTCTTCGCCGCCTGCCAGTCGCTACT encodes the following:
- the taok2b gene encoding serine/threonine-protein kinase TAO2 isoform X1, with the translated sequence MPSSVRAGSLKDPEVAELFCREDPEKLFTDLREIGHGSFGAVYFAHDIRTNEVVAIKKMSYSGKQSNEKWQDIIKEVKFLQKLRHPNTVEYHGCYLREHTAWLVMEYCLGSASDLLEVHKKPLQEVEIAAITHGALQGLVYLHSHNMIHRDVKAGNILLTEPGQVKLGDFGSASIVAPANSFVGTPYWMAPEVILAMDEGQYDGKVDVWSLGITCIELAERKPPLFNMNAMSALYHIAQNESPVLQSNHWSDYFRNFVDSCLQKIAQDRPTSDVLLKHHFLCRERPMTSVMDLIARTKDAVRELDNLQYRKMKKILFHEAHNGPAPEGADEEEDVEQYMLRTGTVNSMESSHSLPSMSISASSQSSSVNSLADGSDDSGEMAMMQEGEHTVTSNSSVLHKPLSHDNIYDDPYQPEVDLQRDASSAGGGGAGGGGGGGGRRRRGRDHFATIRTASLVTRQIQEHEQGSALREQMSGYKRMRRQHQKQLMGLENKLKAEMDEHQLRLDKELENQRNSFSMEGEKLCKKHSAIMDKETKGVLAEEKKFQQHILGQQKKELTSLLESQKRQYRQRKEQLKEELNENQSTPKREKQEWLVHQKECLQQLQAEEESGLLRRQRQYYELQSRQYKRKMLLARHNLEQDLLREELNKKQTLKDLECAMLLRHHESTQELEFRQLSLVQRTRAELIRTQHQTELTNQMEYNKRREQELRQKHAVEVRQQPKSLKVSDRQSRAGEEAHLETMETREEDGKAAECVREDECREIENPSGDHDGLENQIVTKEMLGDAINQGTEYLHDDAMKPKRSQVKGVEWDAEGSGAEFREQDERSSRDEDDSSTKFGRESWQDETEVLTHDMNRECDECWEEAREVEGVRWDEEEEEEEEERRGVADGCPSELIPSPSRESRHERDDLSEFYFPDVPEEPEAAPGPPPPPPSSLPWLLSHSACLLLSLWAAARPSDLTLLLLCVFLLSLRRSPPPPSLGSLLLSAELALLAHFFSYLLLRSCFSLSFSSYLSLSRWASGLMSLGLSLSLGLYYVPMILVSASFLSSPSLFLSLYLLVVLVVRPARRLLRRAPRKVNRLCMRALFRLPPPLFAACQSLLGGVAERSLYEMFPKAGRNWGVRGSKIPVPLKSLPSHQRARGRRASQPARAVLWAKRFVRRPLGVLADLANSLMLGLVGRLVQKLPGGVRLWLSRVGVFKKRRPSRLPRLLPREVREARLRERLRRERERRRREERERILRDDTRWECGLRRTSSGRFVRGKVRPWR